A region from the Rosa rugosa chromosome 6, drRosRugo1.1, whole genome shotgun sequence genome encodes:
- the LOC133714431 gene encoding (-)-alpha-pinene synthase-like, which translates to MDESALENLPAGNVPNGSRYQFSVEVKASATVLIFLKRKALFIRQCPSDILHQTLTKAIQISLHIDLETETDHVGPTVELQNTMPEIARPMTSFQPGISIDEFIDCHSLDSITHARMQQQIDELKVLVKGEVFASYDVSYQLKLIDEIQRLGVAYHFETEIDEALENIYVKYHDDGDVDLYNVSLRFRLLRQHGYNVSSDIFSKFKDANGYFKESLIVDILAILCLYEATHLRVHGEEILEEALVFTTTHLESAISGVSYPLAAKISQALERPLRRGVERLCARNYIPIYQATTPHNETLLKLAKLDFNLVQSLHKEELSELSRWAKELGFEKNLPSVRLRIVEAFLWMVGMYFEPRYSVGRIIATKLGFLAIILDDIYDACGTFEELKILREAIDRFDVNYCMNGLPRYMQVFYHSLLKTMNEVEEELEKQGISYRVHYAKQVLKDIARDYLVEAQWLHEGCTPCLEEYMHVRVPSVGACLTIVFCLLGMEETITKETFEWILKYPKSVWASSLIFRLMDDIVGSKYKKQKGDVASTIECYIKQYGVSEKETIDVFNKQIVDAWKDMNEDLLRPNVVPMRALKLSVNFARVFDLFYKEEDELTYVGKVAKRSVAALFVDPLPLE; encoded by the exons ATGGACGAAAGTGCCCTTGAAAATTTGCCAGCTGGCAACGTCCCTAACGGTTCTAGGTACCAATTTTCAGTCGAGGTCAAAGCCTCAGCTACTGTTCTGATATTTTTAAAACGTAAG GCCCTATTTATAcgtcaatgtccaagtgatattCTTCACCAAACATTAACAAAAGCCATCCAGATATCATTACACATAGATTTAGAAACAGAAACCGATCATGTTGGTCCAACTGTTGAGTTACAAAACACCATGCCCGAAATTGCTCGTCCAATGACAAGTTTTCAACCAGGCATTTCCATAGATGAGTTCATCGACTGTCACTCCCTCGACAGC ATAACTCATGCCCGTATGCAACAGCAAATTGACGAACTGAAAGTATTAGTGAAGGGAGAAGTTTTCGCATCATATGATGTTTCTTATCAGCTGAAATTAATTGATGAAATCCAACGCCTAGGCGTGGCATACCATTTTGAAACAGAAATAGATGAAGCACTAGAAAATATCTATGTTAAATACCATGATGATGGTGATGTCGACCTATACAATGTTTCTCTTCGTTTTCGTCTGCTAAGACAACATGGATATAATGTTTCATCTG ATATATTCAGCAAATTTAAAGATGCAAACGGTTACTTCAAGGAAAGCTTAATTGTTGATATCTTGGCTATCCTATGCTTGTATGAGGCAACACATCTTAGGGTTCATGGAGAAGAAATACTAGAAGAAGCTCTTGTTTTCACCACCACCCACCTTGAATCAGCGATAAGTGGTGTAAGCTATCCACTAGCTGCAAAAATATCTCAAGCCCTAGAGAGGCCTCTGCGTAGAGGTGTAGAGAGGTTATGTGCCAGGAATTACATACCAATCTACCAGGCCACGACTCCGCATAACGAAACCTTACTGAAACTTGCGAAGTTAGATTTCAATCTGGTTCAATCTTTACACAAAGAGGAGCTTAGTGAGCTTTCAAG GTGGGCGAAAGAACTAGGCTTTGAAAAGAATCTTCCTAGCGTAAGGCTTAGGATTGTGGAGGCTTTCTTGTGGATGGTGGGAATGTATTTTGAACCCCGATACTCGGTTGGAAGAATAATCGCAACAAAACTGGGTTTTCTAGCTATAATATTGGATGATATCTATGATGCATGTGGTACATTCGAAGAACTCAAGATACTTCGTGAAGCAATTGACAG gTTTGATGTCAACTATTGCATGAATGGTCTACCACGATACATGCAAGTATTCTATCATTCACTTTTGAAGACTATGAATGAAGTTGAGGAAGAGCTAGAAAAGCAAGGAATATCATACCGAGTCCACTACGCAAAACAAGTT TTGAAGGATATAGCTAGAGACTACCTTGTTGAGGCCCAATGGCTCCATGAAGGATGTACCCCATGCCTGGAGGAGTATATGCATGTCAGAGTGCCTTCTGTTGGTGCTTGTCTGACTATAGTCTTTTGTTTACTTGGAATGGAAGAAACTATTACCAAGGAAACATTTGAGTGGATTTTGAAGTACCCTAAAAGTGTTTGGGCTTCAAGCCTTATTTTTAGGCTCATGGATGACATTGTGGGGAGTAAG tataagaaacaaaaaggggATGTTGCTTCTACTATTGAGTGTTACATAAAGCAATATGGGGTCTCCGAGAAAGAGACTATCGATGTGTTTAACAAACAAATTGTGGATGCATGGAAGGACATGAATGAGGATTTACTTCGACCAAATGTTGTGCCAATGCGTGCGCTTAAGCTCAGTGTTAATTTTGCAAGAGTTTTTGATCTCTTTtacaaagaagaagatgaactcACATATGTTGGGAAAGTAGCAAAACGGTCTGTTGCTGCACTTTTTGTTGATCCATTGCCACTCGAATGA